Proteins found in one Coffea eugenioides isolate CCC68of chromosome 5, Ceug_1.0, whole genome shotgun sequence genomic segment:
- the LOC113772609 gene encoding uncharacterized protein LOC113772609 — translation MAATLSPSNHLNPTAHSNPIKESYGNLNPKFQIEFRASSHLPPSRKVRPITCFALNPSKAPNQPIEKDTKPPLVVVGSANADIYVEIDRMPREGETISAKTGQTLAGGKGANQAVCGGKLAYPTYFVGQVGEDAHGKLISQALEGGGVHIDYLSIVSDAPTGHAVVMLQSDGQNSIIIVGGANMSCWPNILSDKSLEVVKNAGILLLQREIPDSVNIQVAKAAQSAGVPVILDAGGVESPIPPELVAVVDILSPNETELARLTNMPTEDFEQIKQAVGKCHNVGVKQVLVKLGAKGSALFTEGEEPIRQPIISAPKVIDTTGAGDTFTAAFAVALAEGKSQKECLKFAAAAASLCVQVKGAIPSMPERKSVLQLLHSN, via the exons ATGGCAGCAACGCTTTCGCCATCAAATCATTTGAACCCAACAGCTCACAGCAATCCCATAAAAGAAAGTTACGGAAATCTTaacccaaaattccagattgaGTTCAGAGCTAGTAGTCACCTCCCACCGTCTAGAAAAGTGAGGCCAATTACTTGTTTTGCATTAAACCCTTCAAAAGCCCCGAACCAACCAATCGAAAAGGACACCAAGCCACCCTTAGTCGTGGTTGGATCAGCCAATGCAGATATATATGTGGAGATTGATAGGATGCCACGAGAGGGGGAGACAATTTCAGCCAAGACTGGCCAAACTCTAGCCGGCGGTAAAGGGGCTAATCAGGCGGTTTGTGGTGGGAAATTGGCATATCCAACTTATTTTGTTGGCCAAGTGGGTGAAGATGCTCATGGGAAATTGATTAGCCAGGCACTTGAGGGTGGTGGAGTGCATATTGACTATTTGAGTATAGTTTCAGATGCTCCTACTGGTCATGCTGTGGTAATGCTGCAATCTGATGGGCAGAATTCAATTATCATTGTTGGTGGTGCAAATATGTCTTGCTGGCCTAATATTCTCTCTGATAAGAGCTTGGAGGTAGTGAAGAATGCTGGGATTCTTTTGCTTCAGAGAGAAATTCCTGATTCTGTTAACATTCAAGTTGCAAAG GCCGCCCAAAGTGCAGGTGTTCCAGTCATTTTAGATGCTGGAGGAGTTGAGTCACCAATCCCTCCTGAGCTAGTGGCTGTAGTTGATATTCTGAGCCCAAATGAAACTGAACTTGCCCGCTTGACAAATATGCCAACAGAAGATTTTGAACAAATCAAGCAAGCCGTGGGAAAATGCCATAATGTG GGTGTGAAGCAAGTCCTTGTGAAACTTGGGGCTAAAGGCTCAGCTCTTTTCACTGAAGGAGAAGAACCAATTAGGCAGCCTATTATATCAGCTCCAAAAGTTATTGATACTACAGGGGCTGGTGATACCTTTACAGCTGCATTTGCCGTGGCTCTTGCAGAGGGAAAATCCCAGAAAGAGTGCTTAAAATTTGCTG CTGCAGCAGCTTCACTTTGTGTTCAAGTGAAGGGAGCCATTCCAAGTATGCCTGAAAGAAAATCTGTTTTGCAGCTGCTTCACTCAAATTGA